The Candidatus Phaeomarinobacter ectocarpi genome includes a region encoding these proteins:
- the pyrH gene encoding UMP kinase — MSEPQYKRVLLKVSGEALMGEEAYGIDLNVVQRIAGEVKEALAIGVEVCLVIGGGNIFRGLKGAAEGMDRASADYMGMLATVMNALAVQNGLEQQGVPTRVLSAIPMTTVCEPYIRRRAVRHMEKGRVVIFAAGTGNPFFTTDTAAALRASEMGCDALMKGTQVDGVYTADPKLDPDAKRYERLGYMQVLADDLKVMDASAISLCRDNSIPIVVFNIHETGEFGRVLKGEGRATIVENEAA; from the coding sequence ATGTCCGAGCCTCAGTACAAACGCGTGCTCCTGAAAGTGTCTGGTGAGGCACTGATGGGCGAAGAGGCCTACGGCATTGATCTCAATGTTGTGCAGCGCATTGCCGGTGAGGTGAAGGAAGCCCTGGCGATTGGCGTGGAAGTTTGCCTTGTGATTGGCGGCGGTAATATTTTTCGTGGCCTCAAGGGGGCTGCAGAAGGCATGGACCGAGCCAGCGCTGACTACATGGGCATGCTGGCAACTGTCATGAATGCCCTGGCAGTTCAAAACGGCCTTGAGCAACAAGGTGTCCCCACACGGGTCCTCTCCGCTATTCCCATGACGACTGTCTGCGAGCCCTACATCCGCCGCCGCGCTGTGCGTCACATGGAAAAGGGCCGAGTGGTTATTTTTGCAGCGGGTACTGGCAATCCGTTTTTCACGACAGACACAGCCGCCGCGTTGCGGGCGTCCGAAATGGGGTGTGATGCTCTGATGAAGGGCACACAGGTTGATGGTGTCTACACTGCTGACCCTAAGCTCGACCCTGATGCGAAACGCTATGAGCGGCTTGGGTACATGCAGGTGCTGGCAGATGATCTTAAGGTCATGGATGCCTCCGCAATCAGCCTGTGTCGCGACAATTCAATTCCGATCGTGGTCTTCAATATTCATGAGACCGGCGAGTTTGGCCGGGTTCTCAAGGGTGAAGGCCGTGCAACAATAGTTGAGAACGAAGCAGCCTGA
- a CDS encoding molybdopterin-dependent oxidoreductase, whose product MDHVRTTCSLCEASCGAVMTVEDGRILKVVADRDDALSGGFICAKGAAIPDLEADPDRVRTPLLRKNGELQPASWEEAYAFIDNRLTAILEEHGPQATSVYVGNAAAHNLNIITYFEDLAKALGTTNLFTAASLDQNPRQVMSGLLYGDEFALYVPDIDRSQLVWIMGANPAESNGSMMVAPGFLGRMQKVHERGGRTVVFDPRHTMTASRASEYVPITPSGDAAFLAGVAHTLLKLGPPETTALSLVDDLGTIEKWLAPFTPAAVADACGIDAETIVRLATELRETEAATVYGRIGTTTQLFSSLTCWLMDMVNIFAGNLDVIGGSMFPKPLLAQPNTIGPSGVGAGFTVGKWKSRVSGAPEVVGQMPMACMAEEMDTPGEGKIRALFCLAGNPITASPDTQRMATAIDGLDLLVCLDIYQGETASKADVVLPSPPRLARANYDAYLYRFTVRNYGRYTQQYRALETHERSDRETLLRLMAIAQGHGWDADIDALEDATLVATVEAMTQLPESAIEGRNPKEIMTALRALEPMERRMDFGLRIGPFGDGFGSREGISLQTLKDSPQGVDCGPLVPRLPEALRTVSGRIEAVHDIIGTELDRLMTWLGEARPRFTLIGRRQLRSNNSWFHNLKKMQHPTRECTAQINPQDAATLGVKSGDLLRVSTPKAAIDIPAEVSDTLSPGVVSIPHGWGHEMLDGKLNVASANPGVNVNRIINYDEVDPLTWNGRLNGMPVDITKLAIN is encoded by the coding sequence ATGGATCACGTCCGGACCACCTGCAGCCTTTGCGAAGCCTCCTGCGGCGCAGTCATGACCGTAGAGGATGGCCGGATACTCAAAGTGGTAGCTGACCGGGATGACGCCTTGTCGGGCGGATTCATCTGCGCCAAGGGCGCCGCTATTCCCGACCTTGAGGCAGACCCGGACCGCGTCCGCACGCCGCTTCTCAGAAAAAACGGAGAGCTGCAGCCTGCGAGTTGGGAAGAAGCTTACGCATTCATAGACAATCGACTAACCGCAATCCTTGAGGAGCATGGTCCCCAGGCCACGAGTGTTTACGTCGGCAATGCCGCTGCTCACAACCTGAACATCATCACCTATTTCGAAGACTTGGCGAAAGCGCTCGGCACCACCAACCTGTTTACTGCGGCAAGCCTTGATCAGAATCCAAGGCAAGTAATGTCCGGCCTCTTGTACGGGGACGAATTTGCACTCTACGTGCCGGACATCGACCGCAGCCAGCTTGTCTGGATCATGGGAGCCAACCCAGCAGAATCCAATGGCAGCATGATGGTCGCGCCTGGTTTCCTGGGCCGTATGCAGAAAGTACATGAGCGCGGCGGGCGGACAGTCGTATTTGATCCGCGCCACACAATGACCGCATCCCGCGCAAGCGAGTATGTTCCCATTACGCCTTCCGGTGACGCTGCATTTCTGGCGGGAGTGGCGCATACACTGCTCAAACTCGGCCCACCGGAAACAACGGCGCTCTCGCTTGTTGATGATCTAGGGACAATAGAAAAGTGGCTTGCTCCCTTTACGCCTGCGGCGGTAGCGGATGCGTGTGGCATTGACGCAGAAACGATTGTCAGACTGGCCACCGAACTAAGGGAAACAGAGGCTGCGACCGTCTATGGCCGGATCGGCACGACTACACAGCTTTTTTCATCGCTCACCTGCTGGTTGATGGACATGGTCAACATCTTTGCCGGCAACCTTGATGTGATTGGCGGATCCATGTTCCCCAAGCCGCTCCTTGCTCAGCCAAATACCATTGGTCCATCCGGTGTCGGCGCTGGTTTCACGGTTGGCAAATGGAAGTCCCGTGTCAGTGGCGCACCTGAGGTCGTCGGACAGATGCCGATGGCCTGCATGGCAGAGGAGATGGACACCCCGGGTGAAGGAAAGATACGCGCGCTATTCTGCCTGGCAGGAAATCCCATCACTGCCAGCCCGGATACGCAACGAATGGCTACAGCCATTGATGGGCTCGACCTGCTTGTATGCCTGGATATCTATCAGGGCGAAACAGCATCCAAGGCCGACGTCGTTCTGCCTTCGCCGCCAAGGCTCGCCCGGGCCAATTACGACGCCTACCTTTACAGGTTCACAGTGCGCAACTACGGGCGGTACACACAGCAATACCGCGCTCTGGAAACACATGAGCGTAGCGATCGGGAGACATTGCTTCGGCTTATGGCAATTGCTCAGGGGCACGGCTGGGACGCTGATATTGATGCTCTGGAAGATGCAACGCTGGTGGCGACCGTTGAGGCAATGACGCAGCTACCCGAGTCGGCAATCGAAGGCCGAAATCCTAAAGAGATCATGACTGCCCTACGCGCTCTTGAACCCATGGAACGGCGCATGGATTTTGGATTGCGCATTGGACCATTCGGAGACGGCTTTGGCAGTCGCGAAGGTATATCGCTGCAAACCCTCAAGGACTCGCCGCAGGGCGTTGATTGTGGGCCGCTGGTTCCACGTCTGCCGGAGGCACTACGCACGGTGTCCGGGCGTATTGAGGCCGTTCACGACATTATTGGGACCGAGCTGGACCGGCTGATGACATGGCTTGGTGAAGCGCGACCGCGCTTCACCCTTATTGGACGGCGTCAGTTGCGCTCCAACAACTCTTGGTTCCACAACCTGAAGAAGATGCAGCACCCAACCCGGGAATGTACCGCGCAAATCAACCCGCAAGATGCAGCCACCCTGGGAGTAAAGTCCGGTGATCTGTTGCGTGTTTCCACGCCGAAGGCTGCGATCGATATTCCGGCGGAGGTGAGCGACACACTCTCGCCCGGTGTTGTTTCCATTCCCCATGGCTGGGGGCATGAAATGCTCGACGGCAAACTGAACGTTGCGAGCGCAAACCCCGGGGTCAACGTCAACAGGATCATCAACTACGACGAAGTTGATCCGCTGACATGGAACGGAAGACTGAATGGGATGCCGGTTGATATCACCAAGCTGGCAATAAACTGA
- the tsf gene encoding translation elongation factor Ts, whose protein sequence is MANITASMVKELRDSTGAGMMDCKAALKETDGDMEAAIDWLRTKGLSKAAKKSGRVAAEGLVAVAVEGTRGVVLEVNSETDFVARNEGFQEMVSGIAGVAASTGGDFEALKSAEFPGAGKSVADHVTAMVGTIGENMTLRRSDSLEVSAGAVAAYVHNQVAPGLGKIGVLVALESTGDAAKLNELGRQVAMHVAATNPLALTEADLDQAVVEKEREVLSAEARESGKPEEIIGKMVEGRIRKFYEEVVLSKQAFVIDPDNTVEKAIKNAEGDVGAPIALKGFKRFELGEGIEKEETDFAAEVAAAANS, encoded by the coding sequence ATGGCCAATATTACTGCCAGCATGGTGAAAGAGCTCCGCGACTCTACCGGCGCGGGCATGATGGACTGCAAAGCAGCCCTCAAGGAAACCGACGGCGACATGGAAGCCGCCATTGATTGGCTGCGCACCAAGGGCCTTTCAAAAGCTGCCAAGAAGTCAGGCCGCGTTGCTGCTGAGGGCCTTGTTGCTGTTGCCGTTGAAGGCACACGCGGCGTTGTTCTGGAAGTAAACTCAGAAACCGACTTCGTGGCTCGCAACGAAGGTTTCCAGGAAATGGTTTCCGGCATTGCTGGTGTGGCTGCTTCTACAGGTGGCGACTTCGAAGCGCTCAAGAGCGCGGAATTCCCAGGTGCTGGAAAGTCGGTTGCAGATCATGTGACTGCAATGGTCGGCACCATCGGCGAAAACATGACCTTGCGTCGCAGCGATAGCCTCGAAGTAAGTGCAGGAGCGGTTGCCGCTTACGTACATAATCAGGTTGCCCCGGGTCTTGGCAAAATCGGCGTGCTGGTCGCGCTTGAATCTACAGGGGACGCCGCAAAGCTCAACGAACTGGGCCGCCAGGTCGCAATGCATGTTGCCGCCACCAACCCACTTGCGCTGACCGAAGCTGATCTTGATCAGGCGGTAGTGGAAAAGGAACGCGAAGTACTCTCCGCGGAAGCACGTGAAAGTGGTAAACCCGAAGAGATCATTGGCAAGATGGTCGAAGGTCGTATCCGCAAATTCTACGAAGAAGTCGTGCTCTCAAAGCAGGCTTTCGTGATTGATCCGGATAATACCGTCGAAAAAGCGATCAAGAACGCTGAAGGCGATGTTGGCGCCCCGATTGCACTCAAGGGCTTCAAGCGCTTCGAGCTTGGCGAAGGCATCGAGAAGGAAGAGACGGATTTTGCTGCCGAAGTTGCAGCTGCCGCCAATTCCTAG
- the frr gene encoding ribosome recycling factor, with translation MAEDGSGVDLDDIELRMHGALDNLMSEFGGLRTGRASASLLDPVMVDAYGAKTPLNQVGNVSVPEPRLITVSVWDKGLVGPVEKAIRDAGLGVNPVADGTLIRVGIPELNEERRVELTKVAGKYAEAARVSVRNVRRDAMDHLKKAEKGGDIGKDDHKKLSEKVQGLTDKAVADVDAALATKEAEIMQV, from the coding sequence ATGGCCGAAGACGGATCAGGTGTAGACCTGGATGACATCGAACTGCGCATGCATGGCGCACTCGACAATTTGATGAGTGAATTTGGCGGCCTGCGCACTGGCCGCGCGTCAGCATCACTGCTTGACCCGGTGATGGTCGATGCCTACGGCGCAAAAACACCCCTCAATCAGGTGGGTAATGTGTCGGTTCCCGAGCCACGCCTGATTACGGTCTCAGTCTGGGACAAGGGACTCGTAGGTCCGGTTGAGAAGGCCATTCGTGACGCAGGTTTGGGCGTAAACCCGGTTGCAGACGGTACGCTTATCCGTGTCGGTATCCCGGAACTCAACGAAGAGCGTCGCGTTGAATTGACCAAGGTTGCCGGCAAATACGCTGAAGCTGCCCGTGTCTCTGTGCGCAATGTGCGTCGGGATGCGATGGATCATCTTAAAAAAGCCGAAAAGGGTGGTGATATCGGCAAGGACGATCACAAAAAGCTGTCTGAGAAGGTTCAGGGCCTGACAGACAAAGCTGTCGCTGACGTTGATGCTGCCCTAGCCACCAAAGAAGCGGAGATTATGCAGGTATAA
- a CDS encoding isoprenyl transferase — translation MHRAEAPVPSDQSTADQQVLEEWSAPQAVNAALPRHVAIIMDGNGRWAAKRHLPRKLGHRQGVETVRRMVRAVGERGIPYLTLFGFSTENWRRPPDEVEDLMGLLRLYIRRDLAELHKNNVRIRIIGSREGLADDIVRMIAEAEELTAGNAGLRLTIAFNYGGQSEITRATLRIAEAVARGDLNPCDITPDTVADHLDTHDLPDPDLIIRTSGDKRLSNFLIWQAAYAELVFVDTLWPDFNDDVLGEALADYASRERRFGAREPWTPQP, via the coding sequence ATGCATCGAGCAGAAGCCCCAGTCCCATCTGACCAAAGCACCGCTGACCAGCAGGTGCTTGAGGAATGGTCTGCGCCACAGGCTGTGAATGCAGCACTGCCAAGGCACGTGGCTATCATCATGGATGGCAATGGGCGCTGGGCAGCAAAGCGGCATCTGCCCCGGAAGCTTGGCCATCGACAGGGCGTGGAAACCGTCCGGCGCATGGTGCGTGCGGTGGGTGAACGCGGCATTCCCTATCTGACACTTTTTGGTTTCTCTACGGAGAACTGGCGTCGCCCGCCGGACGAGGTGGAGGACCTGATGGGCCTGCTGCGCCTCTACATCCGTCGTGACCTTGCGGAACTTCACAAGAATAATGTCCGTATTCGGATTATTGGATCGCGTGAAGGTTTGGCAGACGACATTGTGCGGATGATTGCAGAAGCAGAAGAACTGACGGCAGGCAATGCTGGTCTGCGATTGACCATTGCCTTCAACTACGGCGGGCAGAGTGAAATCACACGGGCTACGTTGCGCATTGCGGAAGCTGTGGCGCGCGGTGACCTCAATCCTTGTGATATCACGCCGGACACCGTGGCAGACCATTTGGACACTCATGATCTGCCGGACCCCGATCTCATAATCCGGACGAGCGGCGACAAACGCCTATCCAATTTCCTGATCTGGCAAGCGGCGTATGCTGAGTTGGTTTTTGTGGATACGCTTTGGCCTGATTTCAACGACGATGTGTTGGGCGAGGCACTTGCGGATTATGCCTCGCGCGAACGGCGCTTTGGTGCGAGAGAGCCATGGACA
- the dnaE gene encoding DNA polymerase III subunit alpha, with protein sequence MSDESSLGATPDEIREFKDPVFVHLRLHTAYSLLEGAVRVPDLPGRCQSMDMPAVAITDTGNLFGALEFSEKLSGAGVQPIIGCTLALDLEVEPVRGGGVRPPDPTIALLAKDEVGYLNLMALTSEAYLGTDGTEQPHISLEELAGHAEGLICLTGGPNGPINRLIVSGQSDPATKLAQTLAKSFPQRLYVELQRHGMAEEAAAEPLLLDIAYDQNLPLVATNEVFFFEADDYEAHDALLCVADGAYVMQEDRRRMTPDHRFKSGAEMAALFADLPEAIASTVEIAQRCAYRPRIIDPILPRFEGLDGVEGESAELKRQAEEGLRARLEALGTFAPEEDYWKRLEFELSVIQNMGFPGYFLIVADFIKWAKQHDIPVGPGRGSGAGSVVAWALTITDLDPLRFGLLFERFLNPERISMPDFDIDFCQDRRDEVISYVQEKYGRDRVAQIITFGKLQARAVLRDVGRVLQMPYGQVDRLCKLVPNNPANPVTLGEAIKGEPKLQEARRSEEIVDRLISMSLKLEGLYRHASTHAAGVVIGDRPLQELVPLYRDPRSDMPVTQFNMKWVEPAGLVKFDFLGLKTLTVIERALKLLKNRGVDVNIEALPLDDVGTYEMLSRGETVGVFQLESSGMRDILRKMKPDRFEDIIALVALYRPGPMDNIPKYLAVKKGDEEPDYLHPSLEPILTETYGIMIYQEQVMQIAQVLSGYSLGDADLLRRAMGKKIQAEMDKQKVRFVEGAEANKVDGKQAAGIFEQVNKFAGYGFNKSHAAAYALVAYQTAWLKANYPVEFLAASMNLDMGNTDKLNTFRREAQRLEIEVYTPNINQSGAEFTVIDGAISYALAAVRNVGKQAMHHLAEERKSNGPFKSVADFASRVSPKHVNKRAIENLACAGAFDGVDKNRARLHGAADKVMAEMSRADAERESSQSSLFGDGPGVAPDLRLGDQRDWMPMERLRHEMEAVGFYLSGHPLDDYRDALRRARVKPYAEFVQAIASGGPRVGKLAGTVAYKQERRSKSGNSFAFMGLSDGTGEFEAVIFSDALAMSRDFLEPNMSVVVGVEAEVDGDDVRLKIATVQPVDKVASETSNGLRLFVDDPKALTSIQACLPPKGRGQLSLIVDAEGGKKEVEITLPGRFEVTPQARGALKAIDGVAHVEDL encoded by the coding sequence ATGAGTGACGAATCGAGCCTAGGCGCAACGCCGGACGAGATCAGGGAATTCAAAGATCCTGTCTTCGTCCATCTGAGACTTCATACGGCTTATTCCCTTCTGGAAGGTGCCGTGCGGGTGCCGGATTTGCCCGGTCGTTGTCAGTCAATGGATATGCCAGCGGTGGCCATTACCGATACCGGCAATCTGTTTGGCGCTCTTGAATTTTCTGAAAAACTCTCTGGTGCAGGCGTCCAGCCCATAATTGGGTGTACCCTCGCATTGGACCTAGAGGTTGAGCCTGTGAGAGGCGGAGGTGTCCGTCCTCCCGACCCAACAATCGCGCTCCTTGCAAAGGACGAAGTCGGTTACCTCAATTTGATGGCCCTTACCTCAGAGGCCTATCTGGGAACCGACGGCACCGAGCAGCCGCACATCTCACTTGAAGAGTTGGCCGGCCATGCCGAAGGGCTTATCTGTCTCACCGGTGGACCGAATGGCCCGATAAATCGCCTCATCGTTTCCGGGCAATCAGACCCGGCAACAAAGCTTGCGCAGACACTGGCCAAGTCGTTTCCCCAGCGGCTCTATGTTGAGCTCCAGCGGCACGGTATGGCTGAGGAGGCCGCGGCTGAGCCCCTGCTTCTGGATATTGCCTATGACCAGAATTTGCCTCTGGTTGCCACCAACGAAGTCTTCTTCTTTGAAGCTGATGATTACGAAGCCCACGATGCACTTTTGTGTGTCGCAGACGGCGCTTATGTGATGCAGGAAGACCGCCGTCGTATGACGCCGGATCACCGGTTCAAGTCAGGCGCGGAAATGGCGGCGCTTTTTGCCGATCTGCCTGAAGCAATCGCATCAACGGTCGAGATCGCCCAGCGGTGTGCGTATCGCCCTCGCATCATTGATCCAATCCTTCCACGATTTGAAGGGTTGGACGGCGTCGAAGGTGAATCAGCCGAGCTCAAACGTCAGGCTGAGGAGGGGTTGCGCGCCCGGCTAGAGGCACTGGGAACCTTCGCGCCGGAGGAAGACTACTGGAAGCGGCTTGAGTTTGAGCTCAGCGTTATCCAGAATATGGGATTCCCCGGCTATTTTCTGATCGTTGCCGACTTTATCAAGTGGGCAAAGCAGCATGACATCCCGGTTGGCCCGGGCCGCGGTTCCGGTGCGGGGTCAGTGGTCGCCTGGGCACTCACCATCACAGACCTTGACCCGTTGCGGTTTGGTCTGCTGTTCGAACGGTTCTTGAACCCCGAACGCATATCAATGCCCGACTTTGATATCGATTTCTGCCAGGACCGTCGCGATGAAGTGATCTCCTATGTACAGGAGAAATACGGGCGCGATCGCGTAGCCCAGATCATCACATTCGGTAAGTTGCAGGCCCGTGCTGTGTTACGTGACGTTGGGCGCGTCTTGCAGATGCCCTACGGCCAGGTTGACCGCCTGTGCAAGCTCGTGCCGAATAATCCTGCGAATCCGGTGACCCTCGGAGAAGCCATTAAGGGCGAACCAAAGCTGCAGGAAGCGCGGCGGTCTGAGGAAATTGTCGACCGGCTGATCAGCATGTCTTTGAAGCTGGAAGGTCTGTACCGCCACGCGTCCACCCACGCAGCCGGCGTGGTGATTGGCGACCGTCCGCTGCAGGAGCTGGTGCCTCTCTATCGCGATCCGCGTTCAGACATGCCGGTGACTCAATTCAACATGAAATGGGTAGAGCCGGCGGGGCTCGTCAAATTTGACTTCCTTGGCCTGAAGACCCTCACCGTCATTGAGCGCGCGCTGAAGCTGCTGAAGAATCGCGGCGTTGACGTCAACATCGAGGCATTGCCGCTTGATGATGTCGGGACCTACGAGATGCTGTCGCGCGGTGAGACTGTGGGCGTGTTCCAGCTTGAAAGTTCAGGCATGCGCGACATCCTGCGCAAAATGAAGCCTGACAGGTTTGAGGACATCATTGCCCTTGTGGCGCTCTATCGTCCCGGCCCGATGGACAACATCCCCAAGTACCTCGCTGTGAAGAAGGGCGATGAAGAACCAGACTATCTGCATCCAAGTCTTGAGCCGATCCTGACCGAAACCTACGGCATCATGATCTATCAGGAGCAGGTGATGCAGATTGCCCAGGTCCTGTCCGGCTATTCACTCGGTGACGCTGATTTGTTGCGCCGTGCCATGGGCAAGAAGATCCAGGCCGAAATGGACAAGCAGAAGGTTCGCTTTGTTGAGGGCGCGGAAGCAAACAAGGTGGATGGCAAGCAGGCTGCTGGAATTTTTGAGCAGGTTAACAAGTTCGCTGGATACGGCTTCAACAAGAGTCATGCAGCTGCCTATGCACTGGTCGCGTATCAAACCGCCTGGCTCAAGGCCAACTATCCTGTGGAGTTCCTGGCGGCATCAATGAACCTTGATATGGGGAATACGGACAAACTCAATACGTTCCGGCGCGAGGCGCAGCGATTGGAGATTGAGGTCTACACGCCAAACATAAATCAGTCCGGCGCAGAATTTACGGTGATTGACGGCGCCATTTCTTATGCACTTGCGGCAGTTCGCAATGTAGGAAAGCAGGCCATGCATCACCTGGCGGAGGAGCGAAAATCGAACGGCCCGTTCAAATCAGTTGCAGACTTTGCCTCTCGCGTATCGCCGAAACATGTGAACAAACGCGCTATTGAAAATCTCGCATGCGCGGGCGCATTCGACGGTGTGGACAAAAATCGCGCACGACTGCATGGGGCGGCCGATAAGGTCATGGCTGAGATGAGCCGTGCTGACGCAGAGCGCGAAAGTTCACAATCAAGTCTGTTTGGTGATGGGCCGGGTGTCGCCCCTGATCTGCGACTGGGAGACCAGCGCGATTGGATGCCCATGGAGCGGTTGCGTCATGAAATGGAGGCCGTCGGCTTCTATTTGTCGGGCCACCCGCTGGACGATTATCGGGATGCCTTGCGGCGCGCCCGCGTCAAGCCCTATGCGGAATTTGTGCAGGCTATTGCATCCGGGGGGCCACGTGTCGGCAAACTCGCCGGCACTGTGGCCTACAAGCAGGAGCGTCGCTCCAAGAGCGGCAACAGTTTTGCATTTATGGGTCTGTCAGACGGCACAGGCGAATTTGAGGCGGTGATATTTTCAGATGCACTGGCGATGTCACGTGACTTTCTTGAACCCAACATGTCTGTGGTCGTGGGGGTCGAGGCAGAGGTGGACGGAGATGATGTTCGGCTCAAGATTGCGACTGTTCAGCCAGTGGACAAGGTAGCGTCAGAGACCTCCAACGGCTTGCGCCTGTTTGTGGATGACCCAAAAGCCCTCACCAGCATTCAGGCTTGTTTGCCACCAAAGGGCAGGGGGCAGTTAAGTCTCATCGTCGATGCCGAAGGCGGTAAGAAGGAAGTGGAAATCACTTTGCCCGGGCGCTTTGAAGTAACCCCTCAGGCACGCGGTGCACTCAAGGCGATTGACGGCGTCGCGCACGTAGAGGATCTGTAA